From the genome of Gammaproteobacteria bacterium:
GACGCGCCGTGAATGGCTCTTGAACTGCTCCCAGTCTGACAAGTAGTCTGCTACCCGCTCTGCTTGGGCGCGAGGATCCTCCGAATCCTTGAACATGTACTTTGCTAGCCAGTCCGTGACCATCGTCTTTGCAAGGGCAATGTGGCTTTCGCACTGCTTGAGCAATGCTGGCGCGTAGCTGCGGAGGATCGGCAACCATGCAGCGGTGTGCTCGGGATGATCCCTCAGGTCGGCCTTTGCATCCTCGAACTGCCTCAGAATCGCCTCGGCTGGTGAACTGCGTGGCCCCTCTGGCGTCTGGAGGATCAATTGCGGATCTATTGGACCAAGCTGGGAGTGGGATGCCATTACGATCTCATCAGATGCCATCGCGATCATCGTTGCAGCCGACATCGCGGCCACGGGCACTATCACCCGCAGCCCAGGGAAGCGGCCCCTCAGGTAACTGACAATCGCTTCAGCCGCTTCGGCTGATCCGCCGGGAGAATGAAGCATTAGGTCGATTGGGATGTCTTGAGGCAGTCCATGGACGACCTCCATGAACGCTTCGATGTCCGGATCGAGCGTGATGGATACGTCTGCGGAGGACACACCTTGACGTAGATTGAACCCAGCCGTTGCATATACGATGGTCGATCGACCGGTGTAGTCAGTCAGCCTCTTGAGATACTTGCGACGCACGCCGTCGAAGTCGATGACGCCGTCGGGTCCTTTGGTGGCCTGGATCTCTTTGAGAATGTCGCCCCACGTCGTTGCCATTGGTACTGATCGGTCCTACCTCGGGGCAAGAGGTTTCGTATCGGTCGAAGAAAAGCGGACAACGGGGTCGTAGTAGTACGCGGCCCGTGAGTACTGGTCCATCGCGGCCTCATACACTTCGATCACATCCGCCACGCCGGGTAGGACCTCGAATTCGTCAATGTGCTCTGGCAAGTCGTCTGTGCGCCTTTCCAACTCGGCCATCGCATTGTCTTTCACAGATCCACGCTCCTCGCTCGTGCCCGGAAGGGCTCGACAAAGCCTACTCGACATTCCGATCGAGCTGCCCCCTATGTGCTGTCGGCCGGAAGGCGGCCGAGACAAGCTCCTGTCATGCAAGCCCCAGCGCTGGGGCCAGCCGTTGATGGCGCGAAGCGGATGGCCATGTTGGCCGCGGGCCACCAGCGGACGGTCATGCGACGCTCCATCGCGCGTCCATCGCGCGAGAGGGTGGGATCAGACGGGAAA
Proteins encoded in this window:
- a CDS encoding serine protease; protein product: MATTWGDILKEIQATKGPDGVIDFDGVRRKYLKRLTDYTGRSTIVYATAGFNLRQGVSSADVSITLDPDIEAFMEVVHGLPQDIPIDLMLHSPGGSAEAAEAIVSYLRGRFPGLRVIVPVAAMSAATMIAMASDEIVMASHSQLGPIDPQLILQTPEGPRSSPAEAILRQFEDAKADLRDHPEHTAAWLPILRSYAPALLKQCESHIALAKTMVTDWLAKYMFKDSEDPRAQAERVADYLSDWEQFKSHSRRV